A single genomic interval of Cucumis sativus cultivar 9930 chromosome 5, Cucumber_9930_V3, whole genome shotgun sequence harbors:
- the LOC101222377 gene encoding protein S-acyltransferase 18 encodes MRRHGWQPPLHPLQIVGIAIFSFLVVSFYTFLGLFLGNRVAETTITALFSFVVLSVMFLFIRCTAIDPTDKTRLRKRKKIKSKPKLNFGFVLVQIVLRRFRNVERKILKRLIRRKYLDPWMGGPQMEPLVPFPLLMKEDVITPDHNQDDITFCSLCDFEVQRHSKHCRTCNRCVEGFDHHCRWLNNCVGKKNYTTFFLLMISVLLMLAIEGGMAIVIFIRCFVDKKGMEMELRTRLHVDFPREALATISALLVLMTAYGSAALGQLFFFHIVLIQKGMRTYDYILAMKEESQSIIEESFDEDYSDFSSDDDFDSPEKKPTLVSRLVMCQRGGQVSEESKKLSIKIDGNPQTPSTRKQGLHISINPWKLITLSRDKALAAAEKAKEKLERSKHNYLKPLPLETKSGLLTDNVTTTSSCDDIDRTRRMSWGNAKGKVPTGSPGSFSSPRKRCSGSTLTSAASAASLSSPKHNKYRSNFDLKLTQVSKELETYISRQVLCSIIKKEESVASPR; translated from the exons ATGAGACGCCATGGCTGGCAACCTCCTCTCCATCCTTTACAG ATTGTGGGCATCGCAATTTTCAGCTTTCTAGTAGTTTCCTTCTACACTTTCTTGGGGCTTTTCCTTGGGAACAGAGTTGCCGAAACTACAATCACCGCTCTCTTTTCCTTTGTG GTTCTCTCAGTTATGTTTCTGTTCATAAGGTGCACTGCTATTGACCCAACTGACAAAACCCGTCTccgaaaaaggaaaaagattaaatcaaaaccaaaactaaattttgggTTCGTGTTGGTGCAAATCGTTTTGAGACGATTTAGGAATGTAGAGAGAAAGATTCTGAAAAGATTGATCCGGAGGAAGTATTTAGATCCATGGATGGGTGGCCCTCAAATGGAGCCTTTGGTTCCTTTTCCTCTTCTAATGAAGGAGGATGTGATCACTCCTGATCACAACCAGGATGATATAACATTTTGCTCTCTCTGTGATTTCGAG GTGCAGAGGCACAGCAAGCATTGTCGAACCTGCAACCGTTGCGTTGAAGGATTCGATCACCATTGTAGG TGGCTAAACAACTGTgttggaaaaaagaattataccACATTCTTTCTTCTGATGATATCCGTGTTGTTAATG CTAGCGATTGAAGGGGGAATGGCCATTGTCATATTCATAAGGTGTTTTGTAGACAAGAAGGGAATGGAAATGGAACTGCGAACAAGACTCCACGTAGACTTTCCACGAGAAGCACTTGCTACAATTTCC GCCTTGCTTGTGTTGATGACTGCTTATGGCTCAGCAGCACTTGGacaactatttttctttcacataGTTCTCATACAAAAG GGAATGAGAACATATGACTACATACTTGCCATGAAAGAGGAGAGCCAATCTATTATTGAGGAGTCATTTGATGAAGACTACTCCGATTTCTCTTCAGATGACGACTTCGATTCACCCGAGAAGAAGCCAACTTTGGTGTCGCGTCTTGTCATGTGCCAAAGAGGAGGACAAGTCTCGGAG GAGTCGAAGAAATTGTCGATAAAAATAGATGGAAATCCCCAGACTCCATCCACTAGAAAACAAGGCCTTCATATCAGTATCAATCCATGGAAATTGATAACTTTGAGCAGAGACAAGGCTCTTGCAGCAGCTGAGAAAGCCAAAGAAAAGCTTGAGAGATCAAAACACAATTACCTCAAGCCTTTGCCACTAGAGACCAAATCTGGCCTTCTTACAGATAATGTTACTACTACTAGTAGTTGTGATGATATAGATAGAACGAGGAGGATGAGCTGGGGGAATGCAAAGGGAAAGGTACCTACTGGTTCGCCGGGAAGTTTTTCAAGCCCGAGGAAGCGTTGCTCTGGCTCCACCCTAACGTCCGCCGCTTCAGCAGCATCCTTATCATCCCCTAAGCATAACAAATATAGAAGCAATTTTGACCTGAAGTTGACACAAGTGTCTAAAGAGCTTGAGACTTACATTTCAAGACAGGTTTTATGCTCTATcattaagaaagaagaaagtgtGGCCTCCCCAAGATAG
- the LOC101203540 gene encoding protein translocase subunit SecA, chloroplastic isoform X2 produces MVLHKGEIAEMRTGEGKTLVAILPAYLNALTGKGVHVVTVNDYLARRDCEWVGQVPRFLGLKVGLIQQNMTSEERRENYLSDITYVTNSELGFDYLRDNLATSVEELVLRDFSYCVIDEVDSILIDEARTPLIISGPAEKPSDRYYKAAKLASAFERDIHYTVDEKQKTVLLTEQGYEDAEEILNVKDLYDPREQWASYVLNAIKAKELFLRDVNYIIRGKEVLIVDEFTGRVMQGRRWSDGLHQAVEAKEGLPIQNETVTLASISYQNFFLQFPKLCGMTGTAATESTEFESIYKLKVTIVPTNKPMVRKDESDVVFRATAGKWRAVVVEISRMHKTGRPVLVGTTSVEQSDALSAQLQEAGIPHEVLNAKPENVEREAEIVAQSGRLGAVTIATNMAGRGTDIILGGNAEFMARLKLRELLMPRLVKLTNGAFVSVKKPPPKKTWKVNESLFPCDLSSENAKLAEEAVQFAVKTWGQKSLTELEAEERLSYSCEKGPAQDDVIAKLRNAFLEIVKEYKVFTEEERKKVVLAGGLHVVGTERHESRRIDNQLRGRSGRQGDPGSSRFFLSLEDNIFRIFGGDRIQGLMRAFRVEDLPIESQMLTKALDEAQRKVENYFFDIRKQLFEYDEVLNSQRDRVYTERRRALESDSLQALIIEYAELTMDDILEANIGSDTPTESWDLEKLIAKVQQYCYLLDDLTPDLIRSKYPTYESLQNYLRLRGREAYLQKRDIVEKEAPGLMKEAERFLILSNIDRLWKEHLQAIKFVQQAVGLRGYAQRDPLIEYKLEGYNLFLDMMAQIRRNVIYSIYQFKPVLVKKDQDGGRKEKSGEVVTNGRGTNNNNSGPVAAESSSSATNPKTTA; encoded by the exons ATGGTTCTTCATAAGGGAGAAATAGCAGAGATGAGAACTGGAGAAGGAAAGACCTTAGTTGCTATTTTACCAGCTTATTTGAATGCTTTAACTGGAAAAGGAGTTCATGTTGTTACTGTCAATGATTATCTGGCCAGGCGAGACTGTGAGTGGGTTGGACAAGTCCCTCGTTTTCTTGGACTGAAGGTTGGCCTCATTCAAC AGAATATGACaagtgaagaaagaagagagaattaCCTAAGTGATATTACCTATGTCACTAATAGCGAGCTTGGTTTTGATTACTTGAGGGACAATCTTGCCACG AGTGTTGAAGAGCTTGTCTTAAGAGATTTCAGTTACTGTGTGATTGACGAGGTTGATTCTATCCTCATTGATGAAGCAAGAACACCACTCATTATATCTGGCCCTGCAGAGAAACCTAGTGATAGATATTATAAAGCTGCAAAGCTGGCTTCTGCTTTTGAACGTGATATACATTATACT GTGGATGAGAAACAGAAGACTGTACTGCTGACAGAACAAGGTTACGAGGATGCTGAGGAAATTCTGAATGTTAAAGACTTGTATGATCCTCGAGAACAATGGGCATCGTACGTTCTTAATGCAATAAAAGCTAAAGAACTATTTCTAAGAGACGTCAATTACATAATTCGTGGTAAAGAGGTCCTAATTGTAGACGAGTTCACTGGTCGAGTGATGCAG GGGAGAAGATGGAGTGATGGACTTCATCAAGCAGTCGAAGCAAAAGAAGGTTTGCCAATTCAAAATGAAACTGTTACACTGGCTTCGATAAGTTATCAGAACTTCTTCCTCCAG TTCCCAAAGCTTTGTGGAATGACTGGCACTGCAGCAACGGAAAGCACTGAATTTGAGAGTATATATAAGCTCAAAGTCACAATTGTACCTACAAACAAGCCTATGGTCAGAAAG GATGAGTCAGACGTAGTTTTCAGGGCAACAGCAGGAAAGTGGCGAGCTGTCGTGGTAGAGATTTCTAGAATGCATAAGACTGGTCGCCCTGTGCTTGTTGGCACAACTAGTGTTGAGCAGAGTGATGCTCTCTCTGCACAGTTGCAAGAAGCTGGAATTCCACACGAG GTTCTCAATGCAAAACCAGAAAATGTTGAGAGAGAAGCAGAAATTGTTGCTCAGAGTGGTCGCCTGGGTGCAGTGACCATTGCTACCAACATGGCTGGACGGGGCACTGATATAATTCTGGGTGGAAATGCCGAATTTATGGCAAGGCTGAAGTTACGTGAGCTGCTTATGCCAAG ACTTGTCAAACTAACTAATGGAGCTTTTGTATCTGTGAAGAAGCCTCCTCCAAAGAAAACATGGAAG GTGAACGAAAGTTTATTTCCATGTGATCTTTCAAGTGAGAATGCCAAATTGGCTGAAGAAGCCGTACAGTTTGCTGTGAAGACTTGGGGTCAGAAATCACTAACTGAACTTGAAGCAGAAGAGCGTCTATCTTATTCCTGTGAGAAG GGCCCTGCTCAAGATGATGTCATAGCTAAGTTGCGGAATGCATTTTTAGAAATTGTCAAAGAATACAAGGTTTTTACTgaggaagaaaggaagaag GTTGTGTTAGCAGGTGGACTCCATGTGGTAGGGACAGAACGACATGAGTCCCGACGAATTGATAATCAG CTGCGTGGTCGAAGTGGTCGACAAGGGGATCCTGGAAGTTCACGTTTCTTCTTAAGTCTTGAAGATAACATCTTTAGGATATTTGGTGGAGACCGAATTCAG GGTTTAATGAGAGCTTTTAGGGTAGAAGACCTTCCTATTGAATCCCAGATGTTAACAAAAGCACTTGATGAAGCCCAAAGAAAAGTGGAGAACTACTTTTTTGATATCCGAAAGCAGTTGTTTGAGTATGATGAAGTTTTAAACAGCCAAAGAGATCGTGTGTACACCGAGAGAAGGCGTGCACTTGAATCAGACAGTTTACAGGCACTTATTATTGAATATGCTGAGCTGACAATGGATGACATATTAGAA gCAAATATTGGTTCTGATACTCCAACTGAAAGCTGGGATCTTGAGAAGCTCATAGCAAAAGTTCAACA GTATTGCTATTTGTTGGACGATTTGACCCCAGATTTAATAAGGAGTAAATATCCAACATATGAGAGTTTGCAGAATTATCTTCGTCTACGTGGGCGTGAAGCATACTTACAGAAAAGG GATATTGTAGAGAAGGAAGCGCCAGGACTAATGAAGGAAGCCGAGAGGTTCTTGATCTTGAGCAACATTGACCGATTATGGAAAGAACACTTGCAAGCAATAAAGTTCGTGCAACAAGCTGTAGGTTTACGTGGATATGCACAACGCGATCCACTTATAGAGTACAAACTTGAGGGCTATAACCTCTTCTTGGATATGATGGCACAGATACGGAGAAATgttatttattctatttatcaG TTCAAACCGGTGCTTGTTAAGAAGGATCAGGACGGTGGAAGGAAGGAGAAATCAGGTGAAGTTGTAACCAATGGTAGAggtacaaataataataattcaggCCCCGTTGCTGCTGAATCATCTTCTTCAGCTACTAATCCCAAAACAACTGCTTAA
- the LOC101203540 gene encoding protein translocase subunit SecA, chloroplastic isoform X1 produces MTTPLCDSPMVNHYHPSLSSQSHKLLLSFESFSLQPHLRSAFIHISPFQFRPRTSKLVHSTKRNAGPVASLGGFLGGIFRGTDTGESTRQQYASTVAVINGFEAQMSALSDSQLRDKTSMLKERAQSGEPLDSILPEAFAVVREASKRVLGLRPFDVQLIGGMVLHKGEIAEMRTGEGKTLVAILPAYLNALTGKGVHVVTVNDYLARRDCEWVGQVPRFLGLKVGLIQQNMTSEERRENYLSDITYVTNSELGFDYLRDNLATSVEELVLRDFSYCVIDEVDSILIDEARTPLIISGPAEKPSDRYYKAAKLASAFERDIHYTVDEKQKTVLLTEQGYEDAEEILNVKDLYDPREQWASYVLNAIKAKELFLRDVNYIIRGKEVLIVDEFTGRVMQGRRWSDGLHQAVEAKEGLPIQNETVTLASISYQNFFLQFPKLCGMTGTAATESTEFESIYKLKVTIVPTNKPMVRKDESDVVFRATAGKWRAVVVEISRMHKTGRPVLVGTTSVEQSDALSAQLQEAGIPHEVLNAKPENVEREAEIVAQSGRLGAVTIATNMAGRGTDIILGGNAEFMARLKLRELLMPRLVKLTNGAFVSVKKPPPKKTWKVNESLFPCDLSSENAKLAEEAVQFAVKTWGQKSLTELEAEERLSYSCEKGPAQDDVIAKLRNAFLEIVKEYKVFTEEERKKVVLAGGLHVVGTERHESRRIDNQLRGRSGRQGDPGSSRFFLSLEDNIFRIFGGDRIQGLMRAFRVEDLPIESQMLTKALDEAQRKVENYFFDIRKQLFEYDEVLNSQRDRVYTERRRALESDSLQALIIEYAELTMDDILEANIGSDTPTESWDLEKLIAKVQQYCYLLDDLTPDLIRSKYPTYESLQNYLRLRGREAYLQKRDIVEKEAPGLMKEAERFLILSNIDRLWKEHLQAIKFVQQAVGLRGYAQRDPLIEYKLEGYNLFLDMMAQIRRNVIYSIYQFKPVLVKKDQDGGRKEKSGEVVTNGRGTNNNNSGPVAAESSSSATNPKTTA; encoded by the exons ATGACAACGCCGCTTTGTGATTCACCAATGGTGAACCACTACCACCCTTCCCTTTCATCTCAATCTCACAAGCTTCTCCTCTCTTTTGAGTCATTCTCGCTCCAACCCCATCTCCGTTCCGCATTTATCCACATATCCCCCTTCCAATTCCGACCCAGAACTTCTAAATTGGTGCATTCTACAAAACGAAATGCGGGGCCTGTTGCTTCTCTTGGAGGTTTTTTAGGCGGAATTTTTAGAGGAACTGACACTGGTGAGTCTACTAGACAGCAATATGCTTCAACTGTTGCTGTTATTAATGGGTTTGAAGCGCAAATGTCTGCCTTGTCGGACTCGCAACTAAGGGATAAGACGTCTATGCTGAAAGAGCGAGCGCAATCCGGCGAGCCGTTGGATTCTATTTTGCCT GAAGCATTTGCTGTTGTGAGAGAGGCTTCGAAGAGAGTATTGGGGCTCCGGCCGTTTGATGTTCAACTGATAG GTGGCATGGTTCTTCATAAGGGAGAAATAGCAGAGATGAGAACTGGAGAAGGAAAGACCTTAGTTGCTATTTTACCAGCTTATTTGAATGCTTTAACTGGAAAAGGAGTTCATGTTGTTACTGTCAATGATTATCTGGCCAGGCGAGACTGTGAGTGGGTTGGACAAGTCCCTCGTTTTCTTGGACTGAAGGTTGGCCTCATTCAAC AGAATATGACaagtgaagaaagaagagagaattaCCTAAGTGATATTACCTATGTCACTAATAGCGAGCTTGGTTTTGATTACTTGAGGGACAATCTTGCCACG AGTGTTGAAGAGCTTGTCTTAAGAGATTTCAGTTACTGTGTGATTGACGAGGTTGATTCTATCCTCATTGATGAAGCAAGAACACCACTCATTATATCTGGCCCTGCAGAGAAACCTAGTGATAGATATTATAAAGCTGCAAAGCTGGCTTCTGCTTTTGAACGTGATATACATTATACT GTGGATGAGAAACAGAAGACTGTACTGCTGACAGAACAAGGTTACGAGGATGCTGAGGAAATTCTGAATGTTAAAGACTTGTATGATCCTCGAGAACAATGGGCATCGTACGTTCTTAATGCAATAAAAGCTAAAGAACTATTTCTAAGAGACGTCAATTACATAATTCGTGGTAAAGAGGTCCTAATTGTAGACGAGTTCACTGGTCGAGTGATGCAG GGGAGAAGATGGAGTGATGGACTTCATCAAGCAGTCGAAGCAAAAGAAGGTTTGCCAATTCAAAATGAAACTGTTACACTGGCTTCGATAAGTTATCAGAACTTCTTCCTCCAG TTCCCAAAGCTTTGTGGAATGACTGGCACTGCAGCAACGGAAAGCACTGAATTTGAGAGTATATATAAGCTCAAAGTCACAATTGTACCTACAAACAAGCCTATGGTCAGAAAG GATGAGTCAGACGTAGTTTTCAGGGCAACAGCAGGAAAGTGGCGAGCTGTCGTGGTAGAGATTTCTAGAATGCATAAGACTGGTCGCCCTGTGCTTGTTGGCACAACTAGTGTTGAGCAGAGTGATGCTCTCTCTGCACAGTTGCAAGAAGCTGGAATTCCACACGAG GTTCTCAATGCAAAACCAGAAAATGTTGAGAGAGAAGCAGAAATTGTTGCTCAGAGTGGTCGCCTGGGTGCAGTGACCATTGCTACCAACATGGCTGGACGGGGCACTGATATAATTCTGGGTGGAAATGCCGAATTTATGGCAAGGCTGAAGTTACGTGAGCTGCTTATGCCAAG ACTTGTCAAACTAACTAATGGAGCTTTTGTATCTGTGAAGAAGCCTCCTCCAAAGAAAACATGGAAG GTGAACGAAAGTTTATTTCCATGTGATCTTTCAAGTGAGAATGCCAAATTGGCTGAAGAAGCCGTACAGTTTGCTGTGAAGACTTGGGGTCAGAAATCACTAACTGAACTTGAAGCAGAAGAGCGTCTATCTTATTCCTGTGAGAAG GGCCCTGCTCAAGATGATGTCATAGCTAAGTTGCGGAATGCATTTTTAGAAATTGTCAAAGAATACAAGGTTTTTACTgaggaagaaaggaagaag GTTGTGTTAGCAGGTGGACTCCATGTGGTAGGGACAGAACGACATGAGTCCCGACGAATTGATAATCAG CTGCGTGGTCGAAGTGGTCGACAAGGGGATCCTGGAAGTTCACGTTTCTTCTTAAGTCTTGAAGATAACATCTTTAGGATATTTGGTGGAGACCGAATTCAG GGTTTAATGAGAGCTTTTAGGGTAGAAGACCTTCCTATTGAATCCCAGATGTTAACAAAAGCACTTGATGAAGCCCAAAGAAAAGTGGAGAACTACTTTTTTGATATCCGAAAGCAGTTGTTTGAGTATGATGAAGTTTTAAACAGCCAAAGAGATCGTGTGTACACCGAGAGAAGGCGTGCACTTGAATCAGACAGTTTACAGGCACTTATTATTGAATATGCTGAGCTGACAATGGATGACATATTAGAA gCAAATATTGGTTCTGATACTCCAACTGAAAGCTGGGATCTTGAGAAGCTCATAGCAAAAGTTCAACA GTATTGCTATTTGTTGGACGATTTGACCCCAGATTTAATAAGGAGTAAATATCCAACATATGAGAGTTTGCAGAATTATCTTCGTCTACGTGGGCGTGAAGCATACTTACAGAAAAGG GATATTGTAGAGAAGGAAGCGCCAGGACTAATGAAGGAAGCCGAGAGGTTCTTGATCTTGAGCAACATTGACCGATTATGGAAAGAACACTTGCAAGCAATAAAGTTCGTGCAACAAGCTGTAGGTTTACGTGGATATGCACAACGCGATCCACTTATAGAGTACAAACTTGAGGGCTATAACCTCTTCTTGGATATGATGGCACAGATACGGAGAAATgttatttattctatttatcaG TTCAAACCGGTGCTTGTTAAGAAGGATCAGGACGGTGGAAGGAAGGAGAAATCAGGTGAAGTTGTAACCAATGGTAGAggtacaaataataataattcaggCCCCGTTGCTGCTGAATCATCTTCTTCAGCTACTAATCCCAAAACAACTGCTTAA